The Stygiolobus azoricus genome window below encodes:
- a CDS encoding uroporphyrinogen-III synthase produces the protein MKVLLLRPEGSEVPQDPEIEIVNIPILKPVCTPHTLPFKPKTIGFTSVNAVKCFNYAEVFEKVDEVYAVGPSTANALKDIFNVKQVIVPETFTVDSMVQKMLRNSRDKTILVRSSVGYKRDKEKYPQITQIVDYDLLINEENLRKTKQLLSDCVFNYVIITSSLIATLVKDSLRECTKVISIGPSTTRALEGVNNIYEAREHDMNGIFILLKGLLRDD, from the coding sequence ATGAAGGTATTGTTATTAAGACCTGAGGGCAGTGAAGTACCCCAAGATCCCGAGATAGAGATAGTTAATATACCGATATTAAAACCTGTATGTACACCCCACACGCTGCCTTTTAAGCCGAAAACGATAGGATTTACAAGCGTAAACGCGGTTAAATGTTTTAATTACGCCGAGGTTTTCGAAAAAGTTGATGAAGTTTATGCAGTAGGGCCCTCTACAGCAAATGCGTTAAAAGATATATTCAACGTTAAGCAAGTGATAGTTCCTGAAACTTTCACCGTTGACTCGATGGTCCAGAAGATGTTAAGAAATTCAAGAGATAAAACAATCTTAGTAAGAAGTAGTGTCGGGTATAAGAGGGACAAGGAGAAGTACCCACAGATAACCCAAATAGTTGATTACGACCTTTTAATAAACGAGGAGAACTTAAGGAAGACCAAACAACTTCTATCTGATTGTGTTTTTAACTATGTAATAATTACTAGTTCTCTAATAGCCACATTAGTTAAGGACTCTCTGAGAGAGTGTACTAAAGTAATTAGTATAGGTCCATCAACTACCAGAGCTTTAGAGGGGGTTAATAATATATATGAAGCTAGAGAACATGATATGAATGGAATATTTATCTTGTTGAAAGGGCTTTTGAGGGATGATTAA
- a CDS encoding alkaline phosphatase family protein, producing MRLLLIVIDGMAFHVVEKIRNKLPTINELISKGYFGKLESVFPSLTPIALASLVTGNTPKVNGVTAPKIFVKDKPLSNELSAYSSDPLKTDPLWVYLSKNGYNTLVTSSPQALPDKWNMENSALFDPYKSKMKKCSDGRVISEGENKVLGKVWLVERSSNKFYVAIPSPNGDKIIELEKNEWSLPITVKGKCGKEEFNAITILHARENDIYISPIAFDNKRWGNKPQLMERIWNEISTVYGMIMDGDHVSLHKDIITFEEYMETVKRTFTFFYNYTKYLLDNVKWDFALTYLPVVDNVQHLLYGLDDEKAWEYIVQSYLMADEFIKMHLDYADLVIVASDHGIEKVKKKVFINKLLEKINVLSLNEKDEIDWSRTKAYYGGGGQIRINLKGREDRGIVSLKEFPKLVRYIVRNLENITDGDEKIFTSIYASESPAPDREGDIKIGGIKDYYGVSSAVKKDMEVIEDVIPYKMNSGEHGYFRKNDLYGIIIAKYKQLELNRTETIQQAKIIDIAPTILKLFNINNIKMEGRPILKLLEPYESSRRIY from the coding sequence TTGAGACTTCTATTAATAGTCATTGACGGAATGGCTTTTCACGTAGTAGAAAAGATAAGGAACAAGCTACCTACGATAAACGAGTTAATATCAAAGGGCTATTTCGGAAAACTCGAGTCCGTCTTCCCATCATTAACCCCTATAGCTTTAGCTTCTCTTGTAACTGGTAATACTCCTAAAGTAAACGGTGTTACGGCTCCTAAAATATTCGTTAAAGACAAACCATTATCTAACGAACTCTCTGCATACTCTAGCGATCCGTTAAAGACCGACCCTCTCTGGGTTTACTTGAGTAAAAATGGGTATAATACATTAGTGACCTCTTCACCACAAGCTTTACCCGATAAATGGAATATGGAAAACTCTGCCCTTTTCGATCCGTATAAGAGTAAAATGAAGAAATGCAGTGATGGAAGAGTGATAAGTGAGGGAGAAAACAAAGTTCTAGGAAAAGTTTGGTTAGTTGAAAGATCTTCGAATAAATTTTACGTAGCTATTCCCTCTCCAAACGGTGATAAAATCATAGAGTTAGAAAAAAATGAGTGGAGCTTACCAATTACCGTTAAGGGAAAGTGCGGAAAAGAGGAGTTTAATGCTATAACCATATTACACGCAAGGGAGAACGACATATACATATCACCTATAGCTTTCGATAATAAGAGATGGGGTAATAAACCTCAATTAATGGAAAGAATTTGGAATGAAATATCTACTGTTTATGGTATGATTATGGACGGTGACCATGTTTCGCTTCATAAGGATATAATTACCTTTGAAGAATACATGGAAACTGTTAAGAGAACCTTCACCTTCTTTTACAACTATACTAAATATCTTCTTGATAACGTGAAATGGGACTTTGCTTTAACATATTTGCCAGTAGTTGACAATGTACAACACTTATTATATGGTTTAGATGACGAAAAGGCTTGGGAGTATATAGTACAAAGTTATCTTATGGCTGATGAATTCATAAAAATGCACTTAGATTATGCTGATCTAGTGATAGTTGCCTCAGACCACGGTATTGAAAAGGTAAAGAAAAAAGTGTTTATTAACAAACTACTGGAGAAAATTAATGTCTTGTCCTTGAACGAAAAGGATGAAATCGACTGGTCTAGGACTAAAGCATATTACGGCGGAGGAGGACAGATACGAATTAACCTAAAAGGTAGGGAAGATAGAGGAATAGTATCACTGAAGGAATTCCCTAAGCTAGTTAGATATATAGTCAGGAATTTAGAAAACATTACGGATGGCGACGAAAAGATTTTTACTTCAATATACGCCAGTGAATCACCAGCACCCGATCGTGAAGGTGATATTAAGATAGGAGGAATTAAGGACTATTACGGAGTTAGCAGCGCCGTGAAAAAAGACATGGAAGTGATTGAAGACGTTATCCCTTATAAAATGAACAGTGGTGAACACGGGTATTTTAGAAAGAATGACCTATACGGGATCATAATCGCAAAATATAAACAATTAGAGCTGAATAGGACAGAAACTATTCAACAGGCTAAGATAATAGATATAGCACCTACAATTCTTAAACTATTCAATATTAATAACATTAAAATGGAAGGAAGACCAATATTAAAATTGTTAGAACCTTATGAGAGTTCCCGCCGCATATACTAA
- a CDS encoding (2Fe-2S)-binding protein translates to MRVPAAYTKRTKRKIGISYDEYGMPYTEYVNEKGEITSVFTSSPKERHPLPLRINIKFLHETRLLRNSSVLPALPFFQDLPKHYSPLKKHKDVEKVHFKRLIIGGGTSGIAALNEDSIMITREVFGDILFDESPSSLLSKEEIVKKLKEKVKKFENKVLYGNYMGKFDEGLLFELEDKFLLVEAEEIVVSTGARTLKPIFKGNWEQGVVSREYYIRKLKEEIREDSKILVLGYNDLAVKTALNSKKAIILAPQHVDFAFSPLYRDLANENGIELERDYIVDVVRTDDKKLIVTTKKSEYEVSLIVFSVLKQPRLEVTSSMGLSYTYENHVYKPISENNVQITGGMLGIVDEYLSLLSGEVLNDPSKMDELRNHSSKEVTFPISPYYYGSNGLICECEEVWLEDIEYAKSLGVKDTEEIKRVTGLGTGKCQGKACAIVAGDYLKSNILISFRTPIYPVRI, encoded by the coding sequence ATGAGAGTTCCCGCCGCATATACTAAAAGGACAAAGAGAAAAATCGGAATAAGCTATGACGAATATGGTATGCCTTACACCGAATACGTTAACGAGAAAGGAGAAATAACTTCCGTCTTTACATCCTCTCCGAAAGAGAGGCATCCTCTACCCCTCAGAATAAACATAAAGTTTCTTCATGAGACTCGACTACTAAGAAATAGTAGTGTACTACCAGCTCTTCCATTCTTCCAAGACCTACCTAAACATTACTCACCTCTTAAAAAACACAAAGATGTAGAGAAAGTACATTTCAAAAGGCTGATCATTGGAGGAGGAACCTCAGGTATAGCTGCTCTGAATGAGGACTCAATTATGATAACTAGGGAGGTATTCGGGGACATCCTATTTGACGAGTCTCCCTCTTCCTTACTTTCCAAGGAGGAAATAGTGAAGAAACTAAAGGAAAAAGTGAAGAAATTCGAAAATAAAGTTCTTTACGGTAACTACATGGGGAAATTTGACGAAGGGCTACTTTTCGAGCTAGAAGACAAGTTCCTTCTTGTAGAGGCTGAAGAGATAGTAGTTTCTACCGGAGCTAGGACTTTAAAGCCTATATTCAAGGGTAATTGGGAACAAGGAGTAGTGTCAAGAGAGTATTACATTAGGAAGCTAAAGGAGGAAATCAGAGAGGACAGTAAAATACTAGTATTAGGATATAACGATTTGGCTGTAAAGACGGCTCTGAACTCTAAAAAAGCTATAATTTTAGCTCCCCAACATGTTGACTTTGCCTTTTCACCATTATACAGAGATCTTGCAAACGAAAATGGAATAGAACTTGAAAGGGATTACATCGTAGACGTGGTTAGAACCGATGACAAGAAACTGATAGTCACGACAAAAAAGAGCGAATATGAAGTTTCACTTATCGTATTTTCTGTTCTCAAACAACCGAGGCTTGAGGTTACAAGTAGTATGGGGCTTTCGTATACTTATGAAAATCACGTATACAAGCCTATAAGTGAAAATAACGTGCAAATAACTGGTGGGATGTTGGGGATAGTTGACGAATACTTAAGTTTACTCAGTGGTGAGGTTCTTAATGACCCGAGTAAAATGGATGAGCTGAGAAACCACTCGTCAAAGGAAGTTACATTCCCCATCTCACCTTATTATTATGGAAGCAATGGTCTGATTTGCGAATGCGAGGAGGTTTGGTTAGAAGATATAGAATATGCAAAATCTCTCGGGGTTAAAGATACTGAAGAAATAAAGAGAGTTACCGGGTTAGGGACTGGAAAGTGCCAAGGTAAAGCATGCGCAATAGTTGCAGGAGATTACTTGAAGAGCAATATTCTAATTTCCTTCAGGACGCCAATTTACCCGGTGAGAATATGA
- a CDS encoding NAD(P)/FAD-dependent oxidoreductase: protein MIIIGAGAHGLSLAYHLVREGFNDIKIIEMKRVGFGSSSRNASRFRYHFFSKENITYAKKAIPYLIQHVKELRLNSLLYFTGYLWILRDEEQISIQKKLDSMWKAEGIEGEFRDCSEFEFLKSEGLCYYAPQDGAFHHDYLIYSYYLEIKDKARLIIDEVEKINFKGGKVAGVKLAKGGELNDDIVVITAGAWSGKLMMNSGINVPIFPEKKEIFITEDVSFRVRPLVIDTSNKVYFSQTLKGEIIGGTETPRPYDFLPFTNSFEELSHFLRAIREIVKGIEGIGILRGWSGYYEMTPDSSHIMGYDDEWPEGLYIDAGYSGHGMMFAPYSGKLMAELILNGKVPPEMRPYLPTRFKEKKLIAESLVI, encoded by the coding sequence ATGATCATTATCGGTGCGGGTGCCCATGGTCTAAGTTTAGCTTATCACTTGGTCAGAGAGGGTTTTAATGATATTAAGATAATCGAAATGAAGAGGGTAGGATTTGGATCTAGCAGTAGAAATGCCTCTAGATTTCGTTATCATTTCTTCAGCAAAGAGAATATAACATATGCCAAGAAAGCCATTCCGTACCTAATACAGCACGTTAAAGAGCTAAGGCTTAACTCTCTACTTTATTTCACGGGATACTTATGGATCCTCAGGGACGAAGAACAAATCTCAATCCAAAAGAAGTTGGACAGCATGTGGAAAGCTGAAGGTATAGAAGGTGAATTCAGAGATTGTAGCGAATTTGAGTTTCTAAAAAGCGAAGGGTTGTGTTACTACGCGCCTCAGGATGGTGCATTCCATCACGACTATTTAATTTACAGTTACTATCTGGAGATAAAGGATAAGGCAAGATTAATCATAGATGAAGTAGAAAAAATAAACTTCAAAGGAGGGAAGGTAGCGGGGGTAAAACTAGCAAAAGGTGGAGAATTGAATGATGATATTGTAGTGATAACAGCTGGTGCTTGGAGCGGTAAATTAATGATGAATTCCGGGATTAACGTACCTATATTTCCTGAGAAGAAGGAAATCTTTATAACAGAAGACGTAAGTTTTAGGGTAAGACCCTTAGTAATAGACACGAGTAATAAGGTCTATTTTTCGCAAACACTAAAGGGTGAAATAATCGGGGGTACAGAAACTCCTAGACCGTACGATTTTCTACCATTTACTAACTCTTTCGAAGAGCTCTCACACTTTTTGAGAGCAATAAGGGAGATTGTGAAGGGCATAGAAGGCATAGGAATATTAAGAGGTTGGAGCGGTTATTACGAAATGACGCCTGATAGTTCCCACATAATGGGGTATGATGACGAGTGGCCGGAAGGACTATATATTGATGCCGGTTACAGTGGACATGGAATGATGTTTGCCCCGTATTCTGGTAAGCTTATGGCTGAACTAATACTGAACGGAAAAGTTCCGCCAGAAATGAGACCGTACTTACCTACAAGATTTAAGGAAAAGAAGCTGATAGCGGAAAGTCTAGTAATATAA
- a CDS encoding MBL fold metallo-hydrolase: MFDIQDNGAILVGNNFVIDGHYKRLFRAVTHFHADHINELNKSIKECTSIIASPITIESLQVLGYNVPKHKQLPLNYGVKVDLLGEKIKLERAEHIMGASQVVIETEKGIEIAYTGDFRNPGKGTPILNPDVLIIDVTYGNPNFVRKYKDDIEMLFADYVADALLKGPVTIYAYYGKLQEVMKVLRKYNVDAPFVVENKVEKLTAIAEKYGEMVGKFVNKNTEEGKKIIKDGWYVEFKHATEFKRRTKTTTNFLLDGWLVKDFIKPVDSNSFIIGFSSHGDFEDNLKYVEMTTADLVILDGSRSKYAYDFAVYVTKYYRKKVKVLPSSSGS; this comes from the coding sequence GTGTTCGATATACAAGATAACGGTGCAATACTGGTGGGTAATAACTTCGTTATTGATGGTCATTATAAGAGGTTATTCAGGGCTGTAACACACTTTCACGCTGATCACATAAACGAATTAAATAAGAGTATTAAGGAATGTACCAGCATAATTGCCTCACCCATTACTATTGAATCATTACAAGTGTTAGGATATAACGTACCTAAGCACAAACAACTACCGCTTAATTACGGAGTAAAGGTAGATCTTCTTGGCGAGAAGATAAAGCTTGAGAGGGCGGAGCATATCATGGGGGCTTCACAAGTAGTTATTGAAACTGAAAAAGGAATTGAGATAGCTTATACCGGTGATTTTAGGAACCCAGGGAAAGGTACGCCGATTCTTAATCCCGACGTATTAATAATAGACGTAACCTACGGCAATCCAAACTTTGTAAGAAAATACAAGGATGACATAGAGATGTTATTCGCAGATTATGTAGCAGATGCTCTCCTTAAAGGTCCAGTTACTATTTATGCATACTACGGAAAGTTACAAGAGGTTATGAAAGTATTACGAAAGTATAACGTCGATGCACCGTTTGTGGTTGAAAATAAGGTGGAGAAATTAACAGCCATAGCTGAAAAATACGGAGAAATGGTAGGTAAATTTGTAAATAAAAACACTGAAGAGGGAAAGAAGATAATTAAGGATGGATGGTACGTGGAGTTTAAACACGCAACCGAATTTAAGAGGAGGACTAAGACTACAACTAACTTCCTCTTAGACGGTTGGCTTGTCAAGGACTTCATAAAACCGGTAGATTCGAACTCATTTATCATAGGATTTAGTAGCCACGGAGACTTCGAGGATAATTTGAAATATGTGGAAATGACTACAGCCGACTTAGTAATCCTAGATGGGAGTAGGAGTAAATATGCGTATGACTTTGCGGTATATGTAACAAAATATTATAGAAAGAAAGTAAAAGTATTGCCGTCCTCCAGTGGTAGTTAA
- a CDS encoding ATP-dependent DNA ligase: protein MEFKLIAEYFDKLERISSRIQITSLLTDLFKKSDKDVIDKVIYIIQGKLWPDFYGYPEIGLGEKLMIKALSIGINVKEDTIEAELKKVGDLGEVAYRLKKSGSGTTILTFLGASSSSPLTVEEVYNSLSKIALAEGEGSRDVKIRSLAGLLKKADPLEAKYIIRFIDGRLRVGIGDATIMDALANAYGGGPHARPIIERAYNLRADLGNIAKVVASEGIEALKNLKPEVGIPIRPMLAERLNDPVEILSKVGGQALVDYKYDGERAQIHKKGNEIYIFSRRLENITKQYPDVRDYVKDYIDADEVIIEGEIVAIDKESGDILPFQELMHRKRKNDIHEAVEEYPVNVYLFDLMYYNGEDYTLKPLPERRKKLEEIIKPNDKLHVAHHIFTDDVEKLKEYFYQAISEGAEGIMVKAVGKDSIYQAGARGFLWIKLKRDYQSEMADSVDLVVVGAFYGRGKRGGKLSSLLMAAYDPETDTFYTVCKVASGFSDAELDELQKKLMEIKMDSKDPRVESEMEPDIWVQPKYVAEVIGAEITLSPQHTCCKGQVSKEAGLSIRFPRFIRWRDDKSVEEATTPQEILEMYKLKLKKKEDSSGETQPS, encoded by the coding sequence ATGGAGTTTAAACTAATCGCTGAATATTTTGATAAACTCGAGAGAATATCTTCAAGGATACAAATAACTTCGTTGTTAACTGACTTGTTTAAGAAATCAGATAAAGATGTAATAGATAAAGTTATTTATATAATTCAGGGAAAACTATGGCCTGACTTTTATGGTTATCCAGAAATAGGTCTCGGAGAAAAGTTAATGATAAAGGCTTTATCCATAGGGATAAACGTCAAGGAGGATACAATCGAAGCCGAACTTAAAAAGGTAGGTGACTTGGGTGAAGTAGCCTATAGGCTGAAAAAGTCAGGCAGCGGAACGACAATTTTAACATTCTTAGGTGCTTCGTCATCTTCTCCCCTAACTGTTGAGGAAGTATATAACTCTCTAAGTAAGATTGCTTTGGCTGAGGGCGAAGGAAGTAGGGACGTAAAAATTCGCTCCCTAGCTGGTTTATTAAAGAAGGCCGATCCTCTGGAAGCGAAATACATTATAAGGTTCATAGATGGGAGATTGAGGGTTGGTATAGGAGATGCAACAATTATGGACGCCCTTGCTAACGCCTATGGAGGTGGTCCTCACGCACGTCCAATAATAGAAAGGGCTTACAATCTAAGGGCTGATCTTGGTAACATAGCTAAAGTAGTGGCTTCGGAGGGTATTGAAGCGTTAAAGAATCTAAAGCCTGAAGTAGGAATACCAATAAGACCGATGCTAGCAGAAAGGCTCAACGACCCGGTTGAAATATTATCAAAAGTTGGAGGTCAAGCGTTAGTAGATTATAAATATGACGGGGAAAGGGCTCAAATTCACAAGAAAGGTAATGAGATTTATATATTCTCAAGAAGGCTCGAAAATATTACTAAGCAGTATCCCGACGTAAGAGATTATGTTAAAGACTATATCGATGCAGATGAGGTGATAATCGAAGGCGAGATAGTGGCTATAGATAAAGAAAGTGGAGACATTTTACCTTTCCAAGAGTTAATGCATAGGAAGAGAAAAAACGATATACACGAGGCGGTTGAGGAATACCCAGTAAATGTCTACCTTTTCGACTTAATGTATTATAACGGAGAGGATTACACTCTGAAACCTTTGCCAGAGAGGAGAAAGAAGCTCGAGGAAATAATAAAGCCCAACGACAAGTTGCACGTTGCTCATCATATATTTACAGATGACGTCGAAAAACTGAAAGAGTACTTCTATCAGGCTATCTCGGAAGGCGCAGAGGGAATAATGGTGAAGGCTGTAGGTAAAGACTCAATATATCAGGCAGGAGCTAGGGGGTTCTTGTGGATAAAACTCAAGAGAGACTATCAGAGCGAGATGGCTGACAGCGTTGACCTAGTAGTTGTTGGTGCTTTTTACGGGAGAGGTAAGAGAGGAGGAAAATTAAGCTCACTACTAATGGCAGCTTACGACCCTGAGACTGACACATTTTATACAGTATGTAAAGTTGCCTCGGGTTTCAGCGATGCGGAACTGGATGAGCTACAAAAGAAACTTATGGAGATCAAAATGGACTCCAAAGACCCGAGAGTAGAGTCAGAGATGGAACCAGATATATGGGTTCAACCAAAGTATGTGGCTGAGGTGATAGGTGCGGAGATAACTCTTTCCCCTCAGCATACCTGCTGTAAGGGTCAAGTAAGCAAGGAAGCAGGGCTCTCAATAAGATTTCCCAGGTTTATAAGGTGGAGGGATGATAAGAGCGTAGAAGAGGCTACCACACCACAAGAGATCTTAGAGATGTATAAGTTGAAGCTGAAGAAAAAAGAGGATTCAAGCGGAGAAACGCAACCTTCCTAA
- the dcd gene encoding dCTP deaminase, whose product MILGDRDLKYYLEKGWIVIDPLREDSVRENGIDLRIGGEIARFEERQDKVFDPDNPDYSLFHVEKGEEFIIRPYEHVLLTTEELVRLPNDVMAFVNLRSSFARLGLFIPPTIVDAGFEGQITIEVVGSSFPVKLKRGMRFLHLIFAKTLTPVENPYQGKYQGQRGVTVPRFTNKNHS is encoded by the coding sequence ATGATTCTTGGAGATCGTGATTTGAAATATTACCTTGAAAAGGGATGGATTGTAATAGACCCATTAAGGGAAGACAGTGTTAGGGAAAACGGAATAGACCTTCGTATTGGTGGGGAAATAGCTAGGTTTGAGGAAAGGCAAGACAAGGTGTTTGACCCTGACAATCCTGATTACTCGCTATTTCACGTTGAGAAAGGGGAGGAGTTTATAATAAGGCCTTATGAGCACGTATTGTTAACTACTGAAGAGTTAGTGAGGTTGCCAAATGATGTTATGGCTTTTGTTAACCTTCGTTCGTCTTTTGCTAGGCTAGGTCTTTTTATTCCCCCAACAATTGTGGATGCTGGGTTTGAGGGTCAGATTACGATAGAAGTAGTAGGTTCTTCTTTCCCAGTGAAATTGAAGAGGGGGATGAGGTTTCTACATTTGATCTTTGCCAAAACTTTAACACCAGTTGAGAACCCATACCAAGGAAAATATCAAGGACAAAGAGGAGTAACAGTTCCTCGGTTTACGAACAAAAATCACAGTTGA
- a CDS encoding plasmid mobilization protein, which yields MKIISIKLTDEEYKELEEKARQEGYVLLSEYIRSVLFGRQTPIQSQITIDVNNPEIVNQITTKLERKIMDYINPFTAQIDEIKRKIADLAEKIEELESSKKSIEKTEKSEEKKQIKVETKKEQPQPKKTAIERLQEEGILFESELKALRDPTAFFNKLEREGAKIIYLESERIAMSQDFYNKFIGDISSIDTSDPEEAASKLEPKEAKLFRKLAKEALVIYDANSKGWKLAAQL from the coding sequence GTGAAAATTATTTCAATTAAGCTTACTGATGAAGAATACAAGGAATTAGAAGAAAAGGCAAGACAAGAGGGTTACGTTCTTCTTTCGGAATACATAAGGAGTGTTTTGTTCGGAAGGCAAACTCCAATTCAAAGCCAAATTACTATTGACGTGAATAACCCAGAAATAGTGAATCAGATTACCACAAAATTAGAGAGAAAAATAATGGATTATATAAATCCTTTTACGGCACAAATAGATGAAATAAAGAGGAAAATTGCAGATCTCGCAGAAAAAATTGAAGAGTTAGAAAGTAGTAAAAAGAGTATTGAAAAGACTGAAAAGAGTGAAGAGAAAAAACAGATCAAGGTTGAAACGAAGAAAGAGCAACCACAACCCAAGAAGACAGCTATTGAAAGGTTACAAGAAGAAGGGATATTATTTGAGTCGGAACTTAAGGCATTAAGAGATCCTACAGCTTTTTTCAATAAACTTGAGAGAGAAGGGGCTAAAATAATATACTTAGAATCCGAAAGAATAGCTATGAGTCAAGATTTTTACAACAAATTTATTGGAGATATTTCGTCGATAGATACATCTGATCCTGAAGAGGCTGCAAGTAAGCTTGAACCTAAAGAGGCAAAACTATTCAGGAAATTGGCAAAAGAAGCACTGGTAATATATGACGCTAACTCTAAAGGATGGAAACTAGCAGCTCAACTGTGA
- the pdo gene encoding protein disulfide oxidoreductase, whose amino-acid sequence MEEEFAELFTDEVKQALQDALKDMKNPVDVYVFINSLDEHCHYCDVTKRFLEFMGDAAPKKEGKSLLQVHVVDKANQNDLQVFKEFNIERVPTVAFVKGYIRWTGAPLGEEIRALVETAVRLSLNESGLSQETIDAIKEKLNGFVKIETVVTPSCPYCPYAALMAHMVAYEACKAGKCNVLSDVIEAYENQDIAEKYQVMSVPSVAINGSVEFIGVPTEENFIASILEKQNQKA is encoded by the coding sequence ATGGAGGAAGAATTTGCAGAACTTTTTACAGATGAAGTTAAACAAGCTTTACAAGATGCTTTAAAAGATATGAAAAATCCTGTTGATGTGTACGTATTTATAAACTCTCTAGATGAACACTGCCACTATTGTGATGTTACGAAAAGATTTTTAGAATTCATGGGTGACGCAGCTCCTAAAAAGGAGGGTAAAAGCTTATTACAGGTTCACGTGGTAGACAAAGCTAATCAAAATGACTTACAAGTTTTCAAAGAGTTTAATATTGAGAGAGTTCCAACTGTTGCCTTCGTTAAAGGCTATATAAGGTGGACTGGTGCTCCATTGGGAGAAGAGATAAGAGCACTAGTTGAGACTGCTGTAAGGCTTTCACTAAATGAAAGTGGATTAAGCCAAGAAACAATTGATGCAATAAAAGAGAAACTCAACGGATTTGTGAAGATCGAGACGGTGGTTACTCCCTCATGTCCTTACTGTCCTTACGCTGCTTTAATGGCTCATATGGTAGCTTACGAAGCTTGTAAAGCTGGTAAGTGTAATGTACTATCAGATGTGATAGAGGCGTACGAGAACCAAGACATAGCCGAGAAATACCAAGTAATGTCAGTGCCTTCTGTAGCTATAAACGGCTCTGTTGAATTCATAGGAGTTCCCACTGAGGAGAATTTCATAGCTTCAATCCTTGAGAAGCAGAATCAGAAAGCGTAA
- a CDS encoding TIGR00296 family protein: MSLNSSQLVTINELTEELGKKLIKIARQSIEVKLGLRKKIDESLHDPVLDKRGLAFVTLEKETGSTTSLRGCIGYVEAVAPLREIVSKAAIGAAFSDPRFPPLAKHEINEIIIEVTVLTKPEEITTSNRKDLVNQVKVGEDGLIVEYGIMYSGLLLPQVPMEYCWDSETFLAETCLKAGLDPDCWLNPKVKVKKFQGIIFREISPNSENILVLKPNQIKCKKEEILNL, encoded by the coding sequence ATGAGTCTCAACAGCAGTCAATTAGTTACGATCAATGAACTCACTGAAGAGTTAGGCAAGAAATTAATAAAGATTGCAAGACAGTCAATTGAAGTCAAGTTAGGATTGAGAAAAAAGATTGATGAGTCTCTTCATGACCCCGTCCTAGATAAAAGAGGATTAGCTTTTGTTACACTTGAAAAAGAGACCGGTTCAACTACATCCCTTAGAGGGTGTATAGGCTATGTTGAGGCTGTGGCACCGCTTAGAGAGATAGTAAGTAAGGCTGCAATTGGTGCTGCGTTTTCTGACCCCAGGTTTCCTCCTCTAGCTAAGCACGAGATCAATGAGATTATAATAGAAGTAACAGTTCTGACAAAACCCGAGGAGATTACAACAAGCAATAGGAAAGACCTCGTGAATCAAGTTAAAGTAGGAGAAGACGGATTGATTGTCGAGTACGGGATAATGTATAGCGGTCTATTGTTGCCTCAAGTTCCTATGGAATATTGTTGGGACTCTGAGACCTTCCTAGCCGAAACTTGTCTCAAAGCAGGATTAGACCCTGATTGCTGGTTAAATCCAAAAGTAAAAGTTAAGAAATTCCAAGGTATTATTTTCAGAGAGATAAGTCCTAATTCAGAAAATATCCTTGTTCTAAAGCCCAACCAAATTAAATGCAAAAAAGAGGAAATTTTGAATTTATAG
- a CDS encoding Mut7-C RNAse domain-containing protein, producing MQTKKFVVDAMLGKLARWLRILGYDTVYNNNFEDWKILKIAADENRIIITRDRGLCVRARKRKLECFYVIPGLKIEEILAKLSSKYSIDLNIVDPNFSRCSVCNGVLKKVNDNLWECTRCHKKYWKGSHWRTIESTLIRARAILKNNESQQQSISYDQ from the coding sequence ATGCAAACTAAGAAATTCGTAGTAGATGCAATGTTGGGCAAGCTAGCAAGGTGGCTGAGGATATTAGGTTACGATACTGTTTACAATAATAACTTTGAAGACTGGAAAATTTTGAAGATTGCTGCTGATGAGAATAGAATAATTATAACGAGAGATAGAGGGTTATGTGTAAGAGCTAGGAAGAGGAAGCTAGAGTGTTTTTATGTTATCCCCGGTCTGAAAATTGAAGAAATTTTAGCTAAATTATCTTCTAAATACTCTATAGATTTGAATATTGTAGATCCTAATTTTTCAAGGTGCTCCGTATGTAACGGTGTGCTGAAGAAGGTTAATGACAATTTGTGGGAGTGTACTAGGTGTCATAAAAAGTATTGGAAAGGTTCTCATTGGAGAACTATAGAGAGCACTCTTATTAGAGCGAGAGCAATATTAAAGAATAATGAGTCTCAACAGCAGTCAATTAGTTACGATCAATGA